Below is a genomic region from Microbacterium sp. KUDC0406.
CGCCGGCCGTGGCCGATGCCGCTGCCGCGACCGGGAAGACGCCCGCACAGGTCGTGCTGCGCTGGCACCTGCAGAAGGGGAACATCGTGTTCCCCAAGTCGGTGCACGCCGAGCGCCTGCGTGAGAACATCGACGTCTTCGACTTCGAGCTCTCGGACGACCAGATCGCCGCGATCGACGCGATCGACCCGGGCGACGGCTCCGGCCGCGTCAGCGCGCACCCCTCCGAACTGAACTGATCACGGTTCCGGTCTCACTCGCTGCGGGTCTGCGGGCATCCGCACCCGCAACGAGTGCGACCGGAACCGGGAGAGCGCGGCCGGCGTAGCGTGGAGCCATGAGCAACCGCCTGGCAGGCACCCTCAGCCCGTATCTGCGCGCGCACGCCGACAACCCCGTGGACTGGCATCCGTGGGGGCAGGAGGCGTTCGACGAGGCCCAGCGCCGCGACGTGCCGGTGCTGATCTCGATCGGCTACTCCACCTGCCACTGGTGCCACGTGATGGCGCGGGAGTCCTTCTCCGACGCTGCGACCGCCGAAGACCTGAACGCCGGCTTCGTGGCGATCAAGGTCGACCGCGAGGAGCATCCCGAGGTCGACGCGGCCTACATGGCGGCGGCATCCGCCTTCACGCAGAGTCTGGGCTGGCCGCTCACCGTGTTCACGACGCCCTCCGGGCGCGCGTTCCATGCCGGCACCTACTTCCCGCCGGTCGCCCGCGGCGGGATGCCATCGTTCCGCGACGTGCTCGCCGCCGTACGCGAAGCCTGGGCGGATCGGCGCGAGGTCGTCGTGGAGCAGGCGGATACCGTGGCATCCGCGCTCTCGCAGATCGTGACCGAGCCGTCCCCGCTGCCGTCGCCTTCGCAGTTGTCGGATGCCGCAGCACAGGTGGCGAGTCGCGAGGACCGCGTCTACGGCGGATTCGGCGGAGCACCGAAGTTCCCCGTCGCGACGACGCTGCGGTTCCTGCAGACCGTCGGGCCGAGCGAGGTCGCCGACCGCGCGCTGACAGCGATGGCCGGCTCCGAACTGCGGGACGAGGACGGCGGGTTCTTCCGCTACGCGACGCAGCGCGACTGGACCGTGCCGCACTACGAGCGGATGCTGATCGACAACGCGCAGCTTCTTGATGTGGCCCTCGCTGCGGGGCGGATCGATGTCGTGCGCGGCGTCGCGGACTTCCTGCTCGGCGTGCTGCGGCGCGAGGGCGGCGGCTTCGGAGCAGCACAGGACTCGGAGTCGTGGATCGACGGGCAGCGCGACGAGGGCGGGTACTATCGGCGGCCGGTCGCCGAGCGGAGCGGGCTGGAGCCCCCGGCCGTCGACGGCAAGGTGCTCACGGGGTGGAACGGGCTCGCGATCGGCGCGCTGGCCCGTGCCGGTGCGGCACTGGCTGAGCCGTCCTGGATCGACGCGGCGGCGGGTGCGGCCCGCTTCGTGCTGGCGACGAACCGCTCCCCTGAAGGTGCACTGGTGCGGTCCTCGCTCGACGGCGTCGCGTCGGCCGCGGTCGCGACGACGGCGGATTCCGGGCTGCTGGCCGACGGGCTGTTCGCGCTCGCGCTCGCGACGGGGGAGGCGTCCTGGGCGACCGCGGCGCTGGATGTGCTGAACGCGCCCGTCACGGGCGACCCTGTGCTCGTCGCTCAGGACATCCCGGTCGCGGGTGACGACAGCGACGGTGACCTTCCTTCCGGCACGGCGGCGCTCGCCGCCGGCATCCCTCACGGCCTGGCGTCTGGGCGCAGGGGCCTCCTATCTGGAGCGGGCGACGGACCTGGTCGCGGGACTCGCCGGGCGGGCCGTCGAGCATCCGTTCGGGTACTGCGCGCTGCTGCGGGTGGCCGCGGGGCTGGCGTCGTCGCCGCGGCAGATCGTGATCGTCGGCGGTGCGGGCGAGCTCGCCGAGGCGGCGCATCGGACCGATGCCGACATCGTCGCGGTGGTGACGCCTGAGCAGGCCCGCGCCTTCGCGGATGCCGGGTTCGAGCTGTTTCTGGAGAAGGACGCAGTGGAGGGCGTGGCGTACGACTGCCGCGACTTCGTGTGCCGGCTGCCGACGAGCGATCCGGAGCAGCTGTCTCCCGCCCGCTGAACCGGGGCCACCGTTCGCCGAGGACAGCAGAATGGGCGAGAACAGCGCGCATACGCTTCTGCTCCTCTCGCTCGATGGCATCGCCTGGACGGCCGGAGCGCTGATGAGTGTCACGGCTTCGAGCAGCGCGTGCGAGCAGATCCGCCTGCCGACCTTCGTTGCGGCATCCGCCGGACTCACACGGGAACAGGCGCTGGGCGCTGCGCGCACAGCGGGGAGAGACGAAGGACGGGCGCTCATGCCACCGCTGGGTTCATCTTCGGCGAGTCGAGGCGGCGATCCGTTCTCTGTCGACATCGCGCCGCGCCGTCAGGAGAGCGACGTGCAGTCTTGTGAGCGGGAGTAGGAACTCCCTGCCGTTGACGAGGCGGCACCGCGTGATGAGGTCTGAGAGTGCGGAGGCGTATCGGACCTGAGCCGCGCGGTCGATGCGGTCGGGCAGCAGCCAGGGGTCGCAAAGGAAATCGGGCAGCGCGAGGACGAGCGGGTCGGCGTTCATCGTGTGCAGGAATGCGCGATCTGAGTCGAACTGTCGCTCCATCTCGAGCACGGTTCGATCGTGGTCCGTCAGTTGCGCTGGGCCTTCGGTCTCAAGGTAGCGCTCCAGGTGCGCGGCCGCGGTCTCGACCCGTCGTCGGCGCAGGCCACTCTTGCCTTCCAGCTGCTGGGCCAGGTGAGTATGCAGAATCTCAGTGATCGGCGGTCGTCTGCGGTCCATGTACTGATATTGCGCCGAGGCTCCGACATTGCAGGTGCGGTTTCTGGGTGCTGTGCCGCGATGCCTGTGACTGAGCCGGCAGACATTCGACGAGGGCAGGACGGATGCTGCGGAACCATCGCTGTTTCGGGGTGTTCTCCTGTATCCGGCGACTCGAGTGGAAAAGATTGGTTCAATCTGGGGTTTAAGGTTTGGGGCGAAACTGTGTTCGAATGTCGGTGGTGGTCGGTTGAATGGGGGGATATGAACGGCGACGTGGTGGACCGGGTGGAGGCTCTGGAGGCAGAGCTTTCCGGGGTGCTCGCCGACGCGTTCGAAGGAGAGGTTCTTCCGGATCTGCCCGATGCTGACCTGATGCGGCTGTTGGATGTCGCCGGGCGGATCCAGCGGCGTGTGGACGGTGTGCTGGTAGAAGCCGCGGTGCAGGTGCGGGACAGGTCGGAGGGGCTGCGGGATGAGCGGCTCACGACCCGGCATCGTCTGAGACCCGCGGCGTCTCGCGGGTCGTGAGCGTTCCTGACCCGCGTCACTCCGCTCCGTTCGACGGTGCTTCCACCGACTGCGCTCTCGCCCGCCGTGTCCTCGTCTGCGCTCTCGCGGGCCGTGTCCTCGACCACCGCGACTGGCACCCCACCAGCAAGACCCGACTCCGCACCGTCGCTGGACGCGACAGCCCCTGAGGTGCGCCCGGTCTCGCGCGGGGCCGACGAGCCGCGCGACCGGTGCCTCCCGATGATCGGTGTCGTCTCAGACCTGCGGTGTCTCGCGGGCTGTGAAGCGTTCCTGACCGCTCCGCGAAGCTCCTCTCGACGGTGCTTCCACAGCCCGCGCTCTCCCCGGCCGAGCCAGTTCCGCACCAGATAGTGTTCTCCCGGGCCGACACGGCCCCCGAGTTCAGAGGGAGAACCCATGTCGGTCGGTCTGCTGGCGGTCGTCGACGACATCCTGAGCGCCGCGATGAAGGCATCCGCCAAGGCGGCGGGCGTCGTGATCGACGACGCCGCCGTCACTCCGCAGTATGTGCAGGGGCTGACGCCGGCACGCGAGCTGCCGGTGGTCGGCCGCATCGCGCTGGGGTCGCTCGGAAACAAGTTCCTCATCATCATCCCCGTCGCGCTGATGCTCACGGCGTTCGCACCAGCGGTGCTGCCGTACCTGCTGATCGTCGGAGGCGTGTATCTGTGTTTCGAGGGCGCCGAGAAAGTGCTCGAATGGTTCGGCTTCGGCCACGGCCATGAGGAGGAGGGAGCTCGCGACGAGAAGCGTCTCGTCTGGGGCGCCATCCGCACCGACCTCATCCTGTCGACCGAGATCATGCTCATCTCGCTGGCGAGCCTCGACAAGGGCCTCGGCTTCTGGCAGACCCTGATGATCCTTGCCGTGATCGCCGCGATCATGACGGGCGTCGTCTACGGCGCCGTCGCCCTGCTGGTGAAGATCGACGACATCGGACTGAAGATGGCCAAGAGCCCTGTGCGCCGTGTGCGGCATACCGGCACCCGCATCGTGCTCTCGATGCCGGCTGTGTTCCGCGTGATCAGTGTGGTCGGCACTATCGCCATGCTCTGGGTCGGCGGACATCTGGTGCTCGCGAACCTCGGCGAGGTGGGGTTCCACCCGCCTGCCGACCTGCTGCACGGCGTCGAGGAACTGCTCGCCCCGCTCGGCGGATTCGTCGTCTGGCTCGGCGACACCGCGATCTCCGCCGTCGCCGGAGTTCTGGTCGGCCTGATCGTCGTCGGGGTCCTGCTCGGCGTCGGCCGCCTCTTCGGCCGCCGCCCGCAGTTCGACGAAGGGCACCACAGGCCCGTCGCGGAGGAGACCGCTCAGCGCTGATTGCGCGGATGCTGGCGCGCGGTGCGCTCGTTGCCGCGCCGGTAGTTCCCGGTGGCCCTCGCCATCAGCAGCTGCGCGTCCCCGCGCTCGACCTCGTCGAGGAACTCGGCGGCGCGTGCACCGCGCAGCACCGTCGCCGTTCGTCCGTGGTGCGTGATCACCACGTCCGCGCCGCGAACGCTGAACGCGAATCCGTTCGGGGCGGGCATCAGATCCAGCCCGGCATCCAGTTGTGCACGAGCCAGAAGTCGTAGGGCACGCTCATGCCGGTCCACACCGGATAGAAGAACGCCGACAGCAGGGTCGCGACGAGCAGGAACACGAAGACAGTACGCTGCCCGGCCAGGCGCCTGTGCAGCGGAGCATTCGATTCTCCGGCGAGCGATCTCAGCGCGACGGCCAGCGCGATCACGACGAACGGCACCATCACCACCGTGTAGAACTGGAAGATCGTGCGCTCGGGGTACAGCAGCCACGGCACATAGGTGACGGCGATCCCCACCAGAGGCGCCGTGAAAGCCGGACCGACCGGCTGCCGGAGAAGAAGCCCGCGCACGAACCGGTACAGCAGGTAGAGCACCGCTGCCATGCCGGCGAACCAGATCAGAGGGTTGGGCACGGAGGAGATCACCGAGATGCAGTGATGCGTGCCGCATTCGCCCTGCTCGTTGCCGACCCAGATCGCAGTCGGTCGCAGCAGCAGCGGCCACTGCCAGGCCGGACTCGCGTACGGATGCGAGGCGTGCAGGTTCACGTGGAACCCGTAGATCGCCTCGTGGTACTTCCACAGCTCGATCAGGGGATTGCCGCCCGCCGAACGTCCGTACCCACCCGAGGTCACCATCCATCCGGTCCACGAGGTCAGGTACGTCAGCAGCGCCGGCGGCACGAGCAGCAGGAACGAAACAGGGCCCTGGCGGAAGGCGGCATCCGTCGGCCACAACGTGACACCGGCGCGTCGCCGTGCGAGCGCGTCGGTGACCACGACGTAGATTCCCAGGCCGGCGAGCACGTACAGCCCCGACCACTTCACGGCGGATGCCGCGCCCAGCGCGACGCCCGCCGCGATCAGCCACGGACGGCGCCACAGGATCCGGCCGAGCATCGGCTCGTCGACGTCGGGATCCCGTCTCTCGATGAACGGGATCGCATGCCGGCGATCGTAGAGCACGAACAGGAAGCCGAGCAGCACGAAGAAGGTGAGGATGCCGTCCAGCAGGGCGATCCGGCTCAGCACGATGCTGAGTCCGTCGATCGCCAGCAGATACGCCGCGATCGTCGCGACCACGCGCGAGCGCGTCAGCTCGCGCGTGATCAGGTAGACGACCAGCACGGACAGGGTTCCGATGATGGCCGTGGAGATGCGCCAGCCCACGCTCGACCCAGGGCCGAAGGCGGCCATCCCGAGTGCGATGAGCCATTTGCCCAGCGGCGGATGCACCACGAAGCTGCCCTCGGTGCCGAGGGCTCCGGTGTCGCCGTTCAGCAGCGCCTCGTTCGCGCCGTCGCCCCAGGTAGCCTCGTAGCCGTTGATCCACAGCGACCAGGCATCCTTGACGTAGTACGTCTCGTCGAACATGATCGCGTGCGGATGCCCGAGGTTCGTCAGCCGCAGCACGGCCGCGAGCAGCGTGACCAGCAGCGGCGGAAGCCATCGCATGATCCGGTCCAGCCGGGGGCAGCGACGATCCGATCGCGCAGGGTCTCGAGACGGGTCGCTCGCCGCTCGACGGGCGGCAGCAGCGGGGCGGTCTCGGTCACCCTGACAGCCTACGGTGAGCGTGCTCGCGCGGACCGCGGCGGCTGACTGAGACGCGGTGTCGCCGTGCCGTTCGCGCGGAAGTGTGCGCTTCGCGCGGAAGCACGAGCAGATGTCGCCCGCGTGAGCCGCACATTTCCGCGCCGGGCGCTCGTGCGGGACCCCGCGATCTCTAAGCTGAGTCGCATGATCATCCTCGCGGCGACCCCGATCGGCAATCTCGGAGACGCGTCGCGGCGGCTCATCGAGGTGCTCGAGAACGCCGAGGTCGTCGCCGCCGAGGACACCCGCACCACGCAGCGGCTGCTGCAGGCGCTGCAGATCGCCAACCGGCCGCGGCTGATCGCGCTGCACGACCACAACGAGAAGCAGAAGGCGGCCGATCTCGTCGCCCTCGCCGCCGAGCAGGACATCGTCGTCGTCAGCGACGCGGGCATGCCGGCCGTGAGCGACCCGGGCTACGGGCTGGTCGCCGCCGCCGTCGACGCGGGCGTCACGGTCACCGCGATCCCCGGTCCGAGCGCGGTGCTCATGGCACTCGCCATCTCTGGTCTGCCGACCGACCGGTTCACGTTCGAGGGCTTCCTGCCGCGGAAGCCGGGGGAGCGGCGCTCCGCTCTCACCGCCCTGGCATCCGAGTCCCGCACGATGCTGTTCTTCGAGTCCCCGTCCCGTATCGCGGCCTCCCTCGCCGACATGGGGGCGGCCTTCGGCGACGACCGCCGCATCGCCGTGTGCCGTGAGCTCACGAAGCTCTACGAGGAGGTGCGCCGCGGCACCGCCGTCGATCTCTCCGCCTGGGCCGCACAGGGCGTGAAGGGCGAGATCGTCGTGGTCGTCGAGGGGGCGGCGCCGGTCGAGGTCTCCGCCGAGGATGCCGCGGCACAGGTGCAGACACTCGTAGCGTCGGGGATGCGACTGAAGGACGCCTGTGCCGAGGTCGCCGCCGCGACCGGACTCGGCTCGCGCGACCTGTACCAGCAGGCGCTCGCCGCGAGGAAGGCGTGACCTTCTGGCCGGACTTCGCGAACGCCGTCCTCGCTGCCGTCGGCACGGGACGGCTGGTCGCGATCGACGGCGTCGACGGGAGCGGGAAGACGCACTTCGCTGCGAACCTCGCCGCGCACGTCACGGGCCGGCCGGTGGCCGTCGTTCACGTGGACGACTTCCTCAACCCGCCCCGCATCCGCCATGCGAAGGGGCGGCACTCGCCGTTCGGGTTCTGGGAGGACACTTACGACTACCGCGCACTCGAAAGCGGCGTGCAGAACCGGCTGGAGGAGGATCCTGCAGTCCTCGTACTCGTGGAGGGCATGTTCCTTCTGCGCGATGACCTCGCATCCCGCTGGGACGCCTCGATCCATCTGGCTGTCCCGTTCACGGTGACCGCCGCGCGCATGGCCGTTCGCGACGGCAGCCACCCCGACCCGGAGCATCCGTCGATGCGGCGGTACGTCGGCGGGCAGCGCCTGTACTTCGAGGCGGCGCGCCCGTGGGAACGGGCGGACTTCGTCATCGACAACAGTGACTACGCGCATCCGCGGGTGGTTCCCGCGCCGGGTCGTTGACCTGCGAGGGTCAGGTCGGGCGCCTGCGGAGGGTGCGGATCAACCGGTATGCGGCGTATGCCGCGACCGCGGCGCAGATGACGGCGATCGTCCAGGAGACCGGCCAGCCCAGCGCCGGTCCTGAGGTGCAGTGGCTCGCATCCGGGTTGCCCTCGCCGGCATCGAGGCACATACCAGTCGATCCGGTGAACGGAGCGATCGCGACGATCCCTGCCGCGACGATCACGGCGATCCAGATCCACGCCCGTTCTGCCCGGCTCATGTCCCGACCGTACCCGTCCCGCTCGACGATCGCACCACGTCGCGACGACTGCACCACGTGTCGCCGTCGGCAGGTGGTGGTGTCGCCGGCGACCGGTACAGTCGCCGCGTGACCGACTCGCGGATCGCCGCCGCCTACGACTCCCGCGCCGCGGAGTACACCGCGCTCATCGGCAACCTCGACCAGATGGAGGCGCCCGACATCGAGCTGATCGGATGCTGGCGCGACGCGACGACGGGGCCGCTCCTGGATGCCGGTTGCGGGCCGGGCCTGTGGACCGCGTTCCTGCATGACGACGGGCACGACGCGCAGGGGATCGACCTCTCCGCAGAGTTCATCGAGGCAGCACGAGCGCGCCATCCCGGTCGCGAGTTCACGGTCGGATCGTTCCGGAGGCTGCCGTTCCCGGATGCCTCGTTCGGCGGCATCCTCGCCTGGTACTCGCTCATCCACACCCCGCCCGAGGACCTGCCCGCGATCCTCGTCGAGTTCGCCCGCGTGCTCGCGCCCGGCGGCAGCATCCTGATCGGCTTCTTCGACGGCACCCCGCGCGAGCCCTTCGCCCACGTCGTCGCCCCCGCGTACTTCTGGTCAGCCGAGGCACTCGCCGTTCTGCTCGACGCCGCAGGCCTTACCGTCACGCACACCGAGCGCCGCGACCGCCGACCGGGGGCCGCGAGTGTCCGCCCGCACGGTGCTCTCGCGGCGAGGCGTCGCTGACCGCTGCGCATCATCTCGGATTCCTGCACGATCGCGGAGCGCTCGCCCCGGAAGCATCGTGGATTCATACGGTCGATGCATCGGTTGGTGTGGAGGTCGTTATGGCGTATTCGGTGGCGGTTCGGGATGCGGCTCTGCTGGCGGTGTGTCGGGGTCTCTCGTTCGGGGGCGCGGCACGGGTCACGGGCGTGTCCGACAACACGATCGGTGTGTGGTGGCGGGACAGTGTCGGCATGCCTGTGTATCGCCGCCAGAAGCCTGTGCCTGATCCGCTGCGCCCTGACTCTGTCCCAGGGCGCGGGTTGACCCTCGAGGAACGGATCGAGATCCAAGTCGGTGTCCGTGCGGGCCTGTCACAGCGAGCGATCGGCCGGCTGATCGGGCGGGATCAGTCTGTGATCTCTCGGGAGCTTGCCCGCCATCGCGGCCCGGACGGCCAGTATCACGCTGCTGTCGCGGAGTTGGTTGCGCAGCGTGACCGGCGGCGTCCAAAGGAGTTCAAGCTCATCGCGAATCCGGCCTTGGCCGCGCAGATCACGGAGTGGGTCGATGACGGGTGGAGCCCGAAGCTGATCGCGACGATCCTCGAAATCGACCACCCGGACGAGCAGACTTGGCGGGTGAGTCACGAGACGATCTACCAAGCCCTCTACGTTCAAGGGCGCGGACAGTTGCGTCAGGACCTGGCCCGTCAGCTGTCCACGGGCAGAACCTCACGCAAGACTCGCGACGGTGCGGCTAAGCGCTCATCGAGCCCTTTCAAAGAGGCGTTGAAGATCAGCCAGCGCCCTGCGGAGGTCGAAGACCGTGCGGTCCCTGGGCATTGGGAGGGGGATCTGATCCTCGGGTCCGGGAACAGGTCTGCGATCGGGACCCTGGTCGAGCGGACCACCAGATTGAGCTTGTCAAGTTGTCTGTGTAAGCGGGATTCGGTCAGGGGTTAGAGGTGGGGGTTGATGCGGTCGGGGTAGGCGAGGGCGAGTTGCTCGAGCGCGCGTTTCCAGTTCGTCGTGACTTGCCCCTCGACGAGCCGTCCGGACGCTTTGCGGCGGCTGGCGGGTAGCCCGCGTTCCTTCTGACGGTCGCGGGCTCGCTTGTCTTCGATGTCGCAGATCGCGAGCCAGAGCAGCTTCACGACGGCCTGATCGTTCGGGAAGTGCCCGCGGGACTTGGTGACCTTGCGGAGCTGGTAGTTCAGCGACTCGATCGAGTTGGTCGTGTAGATCAC
It encodes:
- a CDS encoding thioredoxin domain-containing protein, which encodes MSNRLAGTLSPYLRAHADNPVDWHPWGQEAFDEAQRRDVPVLISIGYSTCHWCHVMARESFSDAATAEDLNAGFVAIKVDREEHPEVDAAYMAAASAFTQSLGWPLTVFTTPSGRAFHAGTYFPPVARGGMPSFRDVLAAVREAWADRREVVVEQADTVASALSQIVTEPSPLPSPSQLSDAAAQVASREDRVYGGFGGAPKFPVATTLRFLQTVGPSEVADRALTAMAGSELRDEDGGFFRYATQRDWTVPHYERMLIDNAQLLDVALAAGRIDVVRGVADFLLGVLRREGGGFGAAQDSESWIDGQRDEGGYYRRPVAERSGLEPPAVDGKVLTGWNGLAIGALARAGAALAEPSWIDAAAGAARFVLATNRSPEGALVRSSLDGVASAAVATTADSGLLADGLFALALATGEASWATAALDVLNAPVTGDPVLVAQDIPVAGDDSDGDLPSGTAALAAGIPHGLASGRRGLLSGAGDGPGRGTRRAGRRASVRVLRAAAGGRGAGVVAAADRDRRRCGRARRGGASDRCRHRRGGDA
- a CDS encoding DUF808 family protein → MSVGLLAVVDDILSAAMKASAKAAGVVIDDAAVTPQYVQGLTPARELPVVGRIALGSLGNKFLIIIPVALMLTAFAPAVLPYLLIVGGVYLCFEGAEKVLEWFGFGHGHEEEGARDEKRLVWGAIRTDLILSTEIMLISLASLDKGLGFWQTLMILAVIAAIMTGVVYGAVALLVKIDDIGLKMAKSPVRRVRHTGTRIVLSMPAVFRVISVVGTIAMLWVGGHLVLANLGEVGFHPPADLLHGVEELLAPLGGFVVWLGDTAISAVAGVLVGLIVVGVLLGVGRLFGRRPQFDEGHHRPVAEETAQR
- a CDS encoding dolichyl-phosphate-mannose--protein mannosyltransferase, producing the protein MRWLPPLLVTLLAAVLRLTNLGHPHAIMFDETYYVKDAWSLWINGYEATWGDGANEALLNGDTGALGTEGSFVVHPPLGKWLIALGMAAFGPGSSVGWRISTAIIGTLSVLVVYLITRELTRSRVVATIAAYLLAIDGLSIVLSRIALLDGILTFFVLLGFLFVLYDRRHAIPFIERRDPDVDEPMLGRILWRRPWLIAAGVALGAASAVKWSGLYVLAGLGIYVVVTDALARRRAGVTLWPTDAAFRQGPVSFLLLVPPALLTYLTSWTGWMVTSGGYGRSAGGNPLIELWKYHEAIYGFHVNLHASHPYASPAWQWPLLLRPTAIWVGNEQGECGTHHCISVISSVPNPLIWFAGMAAVLYLLYRFVRGLLLRQPVGPAFTAPLVGIAVTYVPWLLYPERTIFQFYTVVMVPFVVIALAVALRSLAGESNAPLHRRLAGQRTVFVFLLVATLLSAFFYPVWTGMSVPYDFWLVHNWMPGWI
- the rsmI gene encoding 16S rRNA (cytidine(1402)-2'-O)-methyltransferase, encoding MIILAATPIGNLGDASRRLIEVLENAEVVAAEDTRTTQRLLQALQIANRPRLIALHDHNEKQKAADLVALAAEQDIVVVSDAGMPAVSDPGYGLVAAAVDAGVTVTAIPGPSAVLMALAISGLPTDRFTFEGFLPRKPGERRSALTALASESRTMLFFESPSRIAASLADMGAAFGDDRRIAVCRELTKLYEEVRRGTAVDLSAWAAQGVKGEIVVVVEGAAPVEVSAEDAAAQVQTLVASGMRLKDACAEVAAATGLGSRDLYQQALAARKA
- a CDS encoding uridine kinase, with amino-acid sequence MTFWPDFANAVLAAVGTGRLVAIDGVDGSGKTHFAANLAAHVTGRPVAVVHVDDFLNPPRIRHAKGRHSPFGFWEDTYDYRALESGVQNRLEEDPAVLVLVEGMFLLRDDLASRWDASIHLAVPFTVTAARMAVRDGSHPDPEHPSMRRYVGGQRLYFEAARPWERADFVIDNSDYAHPRVVPAPGR
- a CDS encoding class I SAM-dependent methyltransferase, which translates into the protein MTDSRIAAAYDSRAAEYTALIGNLDQMEAPDIELIGCWRDATTGPLLDAGCGPGLWTAFLHDDGHDAQGIDLSAEFIEAARARHPGREFTVGSFRRLPFPDASFGGILAWYSLIHTPPEDLPAILVEFARVLAPGGSILIGFFDGTPREPFAHVVAPAYFWSAEALAVLLDAAGLTVTHTERRDRRPGAASVRPHGALAARRR
- a CDS encoding IS30 family transposase, which translates into the protein MSDNTIGVWWRDSVGMPVYRRQKPVPDPLRPDSVPGRGLTLEERIEIQVGVRAGLSQRAIGRLIGRDQSVISRELARHRGPDGQYHAAVAELVAQRDRRRPKEFKLIANPALAAQITEWVDDGWSPKLIATILEIDHPDEQTWRVSHETIYQALYVQGRGQLRQDLARQLSTGRTSRKTRDGAAKRSSSPFKEALKISQRPAEVEDRAVPGHWEGDLILGSGNRSAIGTLVERTTRLSLSSCLCKRDSVRG